From Medicago truncatula cultivar Jemalong A17 chromosome 7, MtrunA17r5.0-ANR, whole genome shotgun sequence, a single genomic window includes:
- the LOC11436814 gene encoding hydroquinone glucosyltransferase translates to MEEKPHIVVVPSAGFTHLVPILEFSKRLVNLHPQFHITCIIPSIGSPPSSSKSYLQTLPPTISSIFLPPINVDQVPDAKILAVQISLSVKHSLPYIEQELKSLCSRSKVVAVVADVFAHDVLDIAKDFNLLCYIYLPQAAMVLSTYFYSSKLDEILSDESRDPNEPIKVPGCVAFDLKDLPLPFRFRSNIGYTKFLERAEKYHLFDGVFVNSFLEFEEDAIKGLKEEKKKPMVYPVGPIIQKVSIGDENEVKCLTWLEKQEPKSVLFVSFGSGGTLSQEQVNELAYGLELSGKKFLWILRSPSGVANATYFVGENEIEDPLRFLPSGFLERTKEQGLVVPCWGPQIQVLEHNSTGGFLSHCGWNSVLESVVYGVPIIAWPLFAEQGMNATMLCDGVKVALRPKANDGGLVERDEIGKVVRELMDGEERVEIRKRIEHLKNAANDAIDEMGSSTKALSQVVAIWNGI, encoded by the coding sequence ATGGAAGAAAAACCACACATAGTAGTTGTTCCAAGTGCAGGATTCACCCACCTAGTACCAATCCTTGAATTCTCCAAACGCCTTGTTAATCTCCATCCACAATTTCACATCACATGCATCATCCCTTCAATTGGTTCACCACcatcttcttcaaaatcttACCTTCAAACACTTCCACCAACCatttcatcaatttttcttCCACCTATAAACGTTGACCAAGTTCCAGATGCTAAAATTCTTGCAGTCCAAATTTCACTCTCAGTAAAACACTCTTTACCTTATATAGAACAAGAATTAAAATCCTTATGTTCTAGATCCAAAGTTGTTGCTGTAGTTGCTGATGTTTTTGCACATGATGTTTTGGATATAGCTAAGGATTTCAATCTCTTGTGTTATATATATCTTCCACAAGCTGCTATGGTTCTTTCTACTTACTTTTATTCATCAAAGTTAGATGAGATTCTTTCTGATGAGTCTAGAGATCCAAATGAACCTATCAAGGTTCCTGGCTGTGTAGCTTTTGATCTTAAGGATCTTCCTCTTCCTTTTCGATTTCGATCGAATATTGGTTACACAAAATTTCTTGAACGTGCagaaaaatatcatcttttTGATGGGGTTTTTGTTAATAGTTTTCTTGAATTTGAAGAAGATGCTATAAAGGGtttgaaagaagagaagaagaagccTATGGTTTATCCTGTGGGGCCTATAATTCAAAAGGTGTCAATTGGTGATGAAAATGAGGTAAAATGTTTAACTTGGTTAGAAAAACAAGAACCTAAATCTGTTTTGTTTGTGTCTTTTGGAAGTGGTGGAACACTTTCACAAGAGCAAGTGAATGAGTTAGCTTATGGGTTAGAATTGAGTggtaaaaaatttctttggatTTTAAGATCACCAAGTGGTGTTGCTAATGCTACTTACTTTGttggtgaaaatgaaattgaggaCCCTTTGAGATTTTTACCAAGTGGGTTTTTGGAAAGAACAAAGGAACAAGGATTGGTTGTACCTTGTTGGGGTCCACAAATTCAAGTACTTGAACATAATTCAACTGGTGGGTTTTTATCTCACTGTGGTTGGAATTCAGTACTTGAAAGTGTTGTCTATGGTGTGCCTATAATTGCATGGCCATTGTTTGCTGAACAAGGGATGAATGCTACTATGTTGTGTGATGGTGTGAAAGTGGCTTTGAGACCAAAAGCTAATGATGGTGGGTTGGTTGAAAGAGATGAGATTGGAAAAGTAGTTAGGGAATTGATGGATGGTGAAGAAAGGGTTGAAATTCGTAAGAGAATTGAACATTTGAAAAATGCTGCTAATGATGCTATTGATGAAATGGGATCATCTACAAAGGCTTTGTCACAAGTGGTTGCTATTTGGAATGGTATTTAG